CATGGAAACAGCCTCCTTAAAAAATAGGATAAGTCTGCGAACTTTGGAACATGTCCCAGACTCTGCTAATGCGAGAGCATTGTGCACTGGACTTGGCTACTTGTTGGAACTTAGAATTGTGATCATTTCAGACTCATCTACGTTTTCAATCCTAAATGAAGGATATACAAGATAAACTTTAACTGTTGTTTTACATATTTTATACTTCCAATATCAAACCTGCATAATTCATGATCCAGTTTCCAAGGTTTAAAAGCAGAAAAATTTAATCTTATAGGAATTTACTGCCTTTTTTAATATGTATGAGTGTTGCCAGATTTTCGATCATAATGCCATTTTGAGGAGAAACTCATTCGGTTTGTTTAATATTTGCAGGCACTAGACACCTTTAATATCAACATAGTTTCTCCAGTCTATTATGTTGCATTTACATGCCTCACCATTGTAGCCAGCATGATCATGTTAAAGGTGATTGTTAATTTTGTTGTAACTTTTCATTCTGAAATGCTGTAACTAATGATAGTCTAGTCAGTTATCATAAGCATTTTTGTTGAAATATGCCTTTCTCTGATTTCAGTTCAGTGTTAGTAGTGTGTAATGGTATGCCGAATTTATTTTAGATATTGCTGGTGAATTCAATATGACTCATGTTAAAAGAAAACATTTCATTCAGAATTATGAGTGATGTTTAGAGATCAAGTAAAAACCAAACCACACCAAGCATACCCGGTATTTAGATGTCTGTAGACCTTATCTTCACTTGTAAAGGAGGGACTGTTTTCAAAAATTCCCCGGCTTTGACAATGCAATCATAGATTCAGTTAAAAATGTTATAATCTACGAAGCAAAAGTTCATATCAGGAGTTGTTAAGTTTTCACTCAGTCCATCGACGGTGTTCATCTTGATAAATGAGACGTATCACTGGCCATTTACCAACTCTGGATAACCCCCCTTCAGCACAGGTCATCATTATTGATTTGAGTCATAGTGTAATATAATTGTGCCTATCAAACTAGACAAATTTTCATGTAATCTGATGCAAAATGGATTCGGTGACTGTGTGCCAATTCTTTATACTAATATTATCAAGGAGAAATACAAGGTTTCACTTGAAAACATAATATTAATGTTTTGTACTCATTTTCTGATTGTTGTGGTGGTTCATTTAGGATTGGGATCATGCAACTTCATCACAAATCATTGGTGCAATAACTGGTTTTATCACTATTCTCTGTGGAACTTTCCTTCTGCACAAGATCAAAGATTCATCAAAAACTCCGGTCCTAGGGACCCCTTGTAGAAGTCCAGAAGTGAATACTGGTAGTGCCAGGGGTTCCAGAACAACAGAAGTGAATACTAGTGATTGCGGCAGTTTCAGAACACCAGATGCGAATTCTGATATTGTCATAAGTGTCAGAGCACCAGAAATACATACTGATGACCCCGGGGGTGGTATCAGCACATCACAAGTTAAAAGTACTGTTAATGCAAGAGTCAGTACCTCCACAGAAGCAGACGTCTGAACCTTTCGGAAAGTGCTGTTGTTTTAACATACATTGCCAAAGGAAACATTTGACAGATCCAAAAAGATTTCAAGAGCCATGGAAGCGAGACAACCTGTTTCTTTCCCGGCCATGCTATGAAAGCATAAACAGAGAAGGAGGTCATGTTCATGAACAAACAGGAAAACATGTTCAGTAGAAACAGACTTCATCCTATAATTAGCATCAGGTTTGTTATTCTTTCCAGTGTCTGTTGCCAACAGAGTAATGTGGTTTGGATTGATTTAATGTACATGACATAGAAAATCGATTTTTTTATATACAATACATTGGCACTTCAAAAGTAATACTTAAAGAAAAACTCTGAATGGTATAGTGACAATAAGCTAATCCAAATGATTAACAAAGAACACATCTATCCCAAACAATGTGTTGTCGATGCTTCTTAGCCATATGCTTGCAACAACTATACTTCTGGCACATCTTATCTTTGTAACAGAAACTAAACCAAATTAAACGTACCCCGAAGAGTAGGATCCTGAGAGTGTAAGATGTGTAGTAATATCTCTACTTTAAGTTCAGGTTGCATGACTAAAATTTCAGTTGCACTGAATTAGTACTGAGGTTCTTTTCTGAATATgacaaattaaaaaaattcatatgcatttgattttgatcaatttttgAGTTGTTTGTAAATGATAGCTGATAGCTAAGCGATAATTCTCCTCCATCCCCCTTCCCCGTGGGAGTACAGGACCTCAACAACTCCATCCCCTTCCCTGTATGCGTAAAATTTGATGCATTAAACAATATCAAGCTCTTAAAATAGAAATGATTATATGACATGTTGTGTAGATGGAAAAATGATAAGGTATTTCTGCACCTGGGTGAAATTGCAGAGGATCTTTTAAACAATTTTAATCTTCCAGAGTTAACATTAAGACAATGGCTTCTGCATGAGATATTGGTGCAGATTTGTACCTCTTGGAGTACATGAGAGAACAAGAACATCCATATGtgttttaaatcattatttgtaCTAAAGATGATCATACAGATAAATTTCCATTCTGTATGCAGGCTCAACTGCTTCGATAGGCTCTTTCATACCTGCAATGGTGTAATGTTATCATTTGCCTGCCCGAGAGACAGCGTGCTGTTGGTCTGTAATAACTGTTACATGAGTTTGCATACTTTCCAAGGGACCATCATAAATTCAACTACATTTCTTTACTTAGCAAaccttaaatttattttaaatcatGAAACAAGGTTGTCGTTATCTTTGCCTGCCCGAGAGACAGCTTGCTGTTTGTCTGTAATTACTGTTACATGAGTTTGCATATTCTCTAAGGAACCAACTTAAATTGATCTACTCCTGCATCCTGCAACATTCACTTCAAATTTCACCATCCCAGAGCTCCTCCACTGACTTGATAGTGCCGGTTTCAGAGATAAACATCTTCCCGGGGTAAGCCCTGCTCTGTGGGATGTCAGCAATCTTCTTGGACTCTTCATCGCTCAACTCCCAGTCAAAAATTTCAAGATTTTGCTTAAGTCTCTCTTTGTTAAAGCTCTTCATCACAATGACAACCCCTTGCTCATAAGCCCATCTCAAAGCCACTTGAGCTACAGATTTTCCTTTCGACTCTGCAATTTCCATTAGAACCTTAGATTCCAACACTCCTTTGGTTCCCCAAAAGGCGTTTGGTCCTCCAATAGGGGAAAAAGCAGCTATCATGATTCCATTTGCCTCACAGAACTCTCTCAGCTGTCCTTGTTGCCATGCCGGGTTCATCTCCACCTTTAAACATAAACCAGGAAGGGTAAAGTGAAAGATTATATATACCATCTGCTACTTTGCACATGACTTTCCTATTCTTCAATAGTTATACAGATATGAACTTAGATTTAAATTTGAACTTACCTGGTTAACTGCTGGAGGAATCTTGGCAAAATCAAGAATATCAGCAAGCTTCTTGCAAGAGAAATTACAGACACCAATTGATTTTGCAAGGCCAAGAGTTTGGCACTCTTCCATGGCTTTCCAAACTGATTTGATATCATTTGGAACAACATCTTCAGCATTTACTGGAAAAGGTGGCACCCCGGGCCTCATACTCACCGGAAAATGTATAAGATACTGATCGAGATACTCAAACTTCATTTTCCTGCACAGCAATAATCAAGAACAAAATTATGTGCTCCAAGCCAAGATCAAAATTCATTAAAATGTAAATGGATGAGCAGTTTCCATTTGTGTGCATTACTTCAGAGTCGTTTGAAGAGCAGGGAGGACACGATCAGCATGATTATCAGTGCACCACAGCTTAGAGGAGATAAATACATCATCACGAGACTTAATTAAGCCAAGACTAACAGCTTGAGATATCGCTTCACCAAGAGCTTCCTCTGTTTGGTAAAGAGAAGCAGTATCAAACATCCGGTAACCTAGTTCAATTGCTTCGAGCACTGCTTTTACGACAACTTCTGGTGCTGGAAAGGGATCAGCTGCTGTCCCCAGTCCCAAAACTGGCATAGCTTTTGCATTGCCGGAGCTCAGGGTAACTTCTGGAATACTTTGCAATGCCATTCTTTTACCTGCCAAGCTACTATATGTGTGGTTATAATTTACTGATGAAATATTTTGTTTTAGTCTCTTACAGCCGAGATACTATATGTACCATATATACAATCATGTTTATCTTTTAAATGGTCAACATCATGTAATCAAATGCTAAATTGAGTAAATTCAAGTCATCGATAACTTACATATTTTTGATTTCTCTAGCTAGTAGTAGTAGTCAAATAATTTGGCTTAACACAGGACATGCTTCCTTCTCTAAGTACTAAGTACTAACTACTAAGTTAGTACTCATATTTAACATCCTGCAACTACTCACTGTTGTTACATATCTGCAGG
This genomic interval from Apium graveolens cultivar Ventura chromosome 8, ASM990537v1, whole genome shotgun sequence contains the following:
- the LOC141676607 gene encoding non-functional NADPH-dependent codeinone reductase 2-like; the encoded protein is MALQSIPEVTLSSGNAKAMPVLGLGTAADPFPAPEVVVKAVLEAIELGYRMFDTASLYQTEEALGEAISQAVSLGLIKSRDDVFISSKLWCTDNHADRVLPALQTTLKKMKFEYLDQYLIHFPVSMRPGVPPFPVNAEDVVPNDIKSVWKAMEECQTLGLAKSIGVCNFSCKKLADILDFAKIPPAVNQVEMNPAWQQGQLREFCEANGIMIAAFSPIGGPNAFWGTKGVLESKVLMEIAESKGKSVAQVALRWAYEQGVVIVMKSFNKERLKQNLEIFDWELSDEESKKIADIPQSRAYPGKMFISETGTIKSVEELWDGEI